A single region of the Phycisphaerae bacterium RAS1 genome encodes:
- the rpoE_1 gene encoding ECF RNA polymerase sigma-E factor, with product MTTALLDVEALRDLVCSAQRGDRRAADRLVREHDAWLRSVVFGVTGRPDIVDDIAQQVWTQVWERLDSLKDPQRLRSWLYAIARHAAIDAGMAQRRRQSLVGSLESTPTPPADRRQDEPSGTAARSELRETLLRAIESLPALYREPFALRHLEDWSYAQIGEVLGLPVETVETRLVRARRLLKEMLEGKLE from the coding sequence ATGACGACTGCGCTTCTCGACGTCGAGGCGCTGCGCGACCTGGTGTGTAGTGCGCAGCGCGGCGATCGCCGGGCCGCGGACCGCCTGGTCCGCGAGCACGATGCGTGGCTGCGCAGCGTGGTATTCGGCGTGACCGGCCGGCCCGATATCGTCGACGACATCGCCCAGCAGGTCTGGACTCAGGTATGGGAACGGCTCGACTCGCTCAAAGATCCGCAGCGGCTGCGATCCTGGCTGTACGCCATCGCCCGGCACGCGGCCATCGACGCCGGCATGGCGCAGCGGCGGAGGCAGTCGCTGGTCGGCAGTCTCGAATCGACGCCCACGCCGCCGGCCGACAGGCGGCAAGACGAGCCGAGCGGAACAGCGGCGCGCAGCGAGCTGCGCGAGACGCTGCTGCGGGCGATCGAGTCGCTGCCGGCGCTGTACCGCGAGCCGTTCGCGCTGCGCCACCTCGAAGACTGGTCCTACGCCCAGATCGGCGAGGTGCTCGGACTCCCGGTGGAGACGGTTGAGACGCGCCTGGTCCGCGCCCGGCGGCTCTTGAAGGAAATGCTTGAAGGCAAGCTCGAATGA
- a CDS encoding ABC-2 family transporter protein yields the protein MMSLIWKDLRLNRLLLITAAIGLFAPYAVILTTRAVNAARHDTFTPIEQDVALAGMFSLLISILLMSVLAGNAFAGERADRSAEFLAILPASRLRLLASKLAVSLPAAAAFWIVNLVVLFVVVPRLAARPMGVPDNLPTVVAMFGASAASAFGTAWFASALASNAGIPSALGILAPVVLAGLTSLWVRPGEEATRAFEWAAGAVAVLGLVIGSIVYIRREEP from the coding sequence ATGATGTCACTGATCTGGAAAGACCTGCGTCTGAATCGCCTGCTGCTGATTACCGCGGCGATCGGCCTGTTCGCGCCGTACGCGGTCATCCTCACCACGCGCGCGGTGAACGCCGCGCGGCACGACACGTTCACCCCCATCGAACAGGATGTGGCGCTCGCCGGCATGTTCAGCCTGCTGATCTCCATCCTGCTGATGTCGGTGCTGGCGGGCAATGCCTTCGCCGGCGAACGGGCGGATCGTTCGGCTGAGTTTCTCGCCATTCTGCCGGCCTCGCGGCTGCGCCTGCTGGCCAGCAAGCTGGCGGTTTCGCTCCCCGCCGCCGCGGCATTCTGGATCGTGAACCTGGTGGTGCTATTCGTCGTGGTTCCGCGGCTGGCAGCGCGGCCGATGGGCGTGCCCGACAACCTGCCGACCGTCGTCGCGATGTTTGGAGCGTCGGCGGCCTCGGCGTTCGGAACGGCCTGGTTTGCTTCGGCGCTGGCCTCAAATGCGGGAATACCGTCGGCCCTGGGCATCCTCGCGCCGGTGGTGCTGGCCGGCCTGACCTCGCTCTGGGTCCGCCCGGGGGAGGAGGCCACACGGGCATTCGAGTGGGCGGCCGGCGCGGTGGCCGTGCTCGGCCTGGTCATCGGCTCGATCGTGTACATCCGTCGCGAAGAGCCGTAA
- the ytrB gene encoding ABC transporter ATP-binding protein YtrB encodes MSTDGEFTIELNGVTKMFGAARAVDRLTLSVRQGEKLALIGPNGAGKSTTIKMLAGLMSVSTGSIRVLGRDPRDNPEHKPVIGYVPENHLMYRWMRVDEVIAFCRALYPAWDDGLCGRLVERFELAPQKRVRHLSKGMLAKLSLTLALAHQPRVLLLDEPTSGLDPLIREEFLEGILDAVCTHERTLVLSSHTLSDVQRVADTIGIIAGGRLLTCRPAEELISQTKRVRAVLSDGATPGAPPPGTVWQTIDRREWLLTVSDCSHDTLARLRALNPVAQVDVFDLTLEDIFKDYVRGARSAS; translated from the coding sequence ATGAGCACCGACGGCGAATTCACCATCGAACTGAACGGCGTGACCAAGATGTTCGGCGCCGCCCGCGCCGTTGACCGGCTGACGCTCAGCGTGCGGCAGGGAGAGAAGCTCGCCTTGATCGGCCCCAATGGTGCGGGCAAGAGCACGACCATCAAGATGCTTGCCGGACTCATGTCTGTTTCCACCGGCTCGATCCGCGTGCTGGGCCGCGACCCGCGCGACAATCCTGAGCACAAGCCCGTCATCGGTTACGTCCCGGAAAATCACCTGATGTACCGCTGGATGCGCGTGGACGAAGTCATCGCGTTCTGCCGCGCGCTCTACCCGGCATGGGATGATGGACTGTGCGGCCGGCTCGTCGAGCGCTTCGAGCTGGCCCCGCAGAAGCGCGTGCGGCATCTTTCCAAAGGCATGCTGGCCAAGCTGTCGCTGACGCTGGCTCTGGCCCATCAGCCGCGCGTGCTGCTGCTCGACGAACCGACCAGCGGCCTTGATCCGTTGATCCGCGAGGAATTTCTCGAGGGCATCCTCGACGCCGTCTGCACGCACGAACGGACGCTGGTGCTCTCCAGCCACACGCTTTCGGATGTGCAGCGCGTCGCGGACACCATCGGCATCATCGCCGGCGGACGGCTGCTGACCTGCCGGCCGGCGGAGGAGCTGATCTCACAGACCAAGCGCGTCCGCGCCGTGCTGAGCGATGGCGCGACGCCTGGCGCGCCGCCGCCGGGGACCGTGTGGCAGACCATCGACCGCCGCGAGTGGCTGCTGACCGTTTCCGATTGTTCGCACGACACGCTGGCGCGGCTGCGGGCGCTCAACCCGGTGGCGCAAGTGGACGTCTTCGATCTGACGCTCGAGGACATTTTCAAAGACTACGTGCGCGGGGCGCGGAGCGCGTCATGA
- the ytrA gene encoding HTH-type transcriptional repressor YtrA, producing the protein MRVDLTSHVPIYQQIADELRRAIAAGVYRSGEMLPSQRALAVKLVVNPNTVQRAYDELERAGITFSRKGLGMFVSDTAADATRASAAAALNRTVRDAIDAARAAGMSPAQIRAALGAMTLDGEAPASIGAAR; encoded by the coding sequence GTGCGGGTTGATCTCACCAGTCACGTGCCCATTTATCAGCAGATTGCCGACGAACTTCGCCGCGCAATCGCCGCCGGCGTCTACCGCAGCGGGGAGATGTTGCCGTCGCAGCGCGCGCTCGCGGTAAAGCTGGTCGTCAACCCCAACACCGTTCAACGCGCCTATGACGAGCTGGAACGGGCGGGGATCACCTTCTCACGCAAGGGGCTGGGCATGTTTGTGAGCGATACCGCGGCCGACGCCACCCGCGCCAGCGCCGCCGCGGCGCTGAACCGCACGGTGCGTGACGCCATTGATGCGGCCCGCGCCGCCGGGATGTCGCCGGCGCAGATTCGCGCCGCGCTCGGCGCGATGACCCTCGACGGCGAGGCGCCCGCCTCCATCGGAGCAGCAAGATGA
- the cas9 gene encoding CRISPR-associated endonuclease Cas9, translated as MYADSPALSASVLLLNRLYMAVRVINARRAFTLLYRELAEVVSVEQGQYLTYDFDDWVEVSQFKQKFEPEQHDWVRTVRFQIAVPRVIRLLGYDRLPQANVKLNRRNLYARDGNRCQYCGKKFSTSELSLDHVVPRSQGGANSWDNIVCACVRCNTRKGGRTPDQAGMKLIAHPRRPRRSPVLTLKLSDSRYASWKQFLDFAYWNVELR; from the coding sequence ATGTACGCTGACTCGCCAGCTTTATCAGCCAGCGTGCTTCTGCTGAATCGCCTGTACATGGCGGTGCGCGTGATCAATGCGCGCCGTGCCTTCACGTTGCTCTATCGTGAGCTGGCTGAGGTTGTTTCCGTTGAGCAGGGGCAGTACCTCACCTACGACTTTGACGATTGGGTCGAAGTCAGCCAATTCAAGCAGAAGTTCGAGCCTGAGCAGCACGACTGGGTCCGCACGGTCCGCTTCCAGATCGCGGTGCCGCGCGTCATCCGCCTGCTGGGCTACGACCGATTGCCGCAGGCCAACGTGAAGCTGAACCGCCGGAACCTGTATGCTCGCGACGGCAACCGTTGCCAGTACTGCGGCAAGAAGTTCTCAACGTCGGAGCTAAGCCTGGATCACGTCGTGCCGCGCTCGCAAGGCGGCGCGAACTCGTGGGACAACATCGTCTGCGCCTGCGTCCGGTGCAACACGCGCAAGGGCGGCCGCACGCCGGACCAGGCGGGGATGAAGCTCATCGCTCATCCGCGCCGCCCGCGCCGCAGCCCGGTGCTGACGCTGAAACTCTCCGACTCGCGCTACGCGAGCTGGAAACAGTTCCTCGATTTCGCGTACTGGAACGTGGAGCTGCGGTAG
- a CDS encoding MurG-like transferase: protein MRIAYGIFGYGRGHATRAAAVLPELRKRHELLILAGGDAYDTLWPTFPIHRIPTLGYVYRPGGKRSNWLTFRRNLWDALDILLRGPTFRGVVEVIADFRPDVVIADAEPWTHRAAQHLGIPRISFDHFGILAYCKPPVPFGDRLRSRRDVMIYRMLMGRPQRVIVSSFYDAPARRPGVVTIGPMLRDEVLRAQPRRGEYLLAYFNKGQHQFTAQVEAALRMAGLPVLVYGTPRQGLDGRLDFRPLSNEPFVEDLSGCRAVISTAGNQLVGEAVHLGKPMLVMPEDCVEQRLNAAALERLGIGMRTTQAAFSAATIAEFLRREVEFIARVRGLRRDGRAEALEAIERFLVDLAPASASRHAVELAAGRS from the coding sequence TTGCGAATCGCTTACGGCATCTTCGGCTACGGCCGCGGCCACGCCACCCGGGCCGCCGCCGTTCTGCCCGAACTGCGGAAGCGGCACGAGCTGCTCATCCTGGCCGGCGGCGATGCGTACGACACGCTCTGGCCCACCTTCCCGATCCACCGAATCCCCACGCTGGGTTACGTGTATCGACCCGGCGGGAAACGATCCAACTGGCTCACCTTTCGGCGAAACCTGTGGGACGCGCTCGACATCCTGCTGCGCGGGCCGACATTCCGCGGCGTCGTTGAAGTGATCGCCGATTTTCGCCCGGACGTGGTCATCGCCGACGCTGAGCCGTGGACGCACCGCGCCGCGCAGCATCTCGGCATTCCGCGCATCAGCTTCGATCACTTCGGCATCCTGGCCTACTGCAAGCCGCCGGTCCCCTTCGGCGACCGGCTTCGCAGCCGCCGTGACGTGATGATCTATCGCATGCTCATGGGCCGGCCGCAGCGCGTGATTGTGTCGAGCTTCTACGATGCTCCGGCCCGGCGCCCGGGCGTGGTGACGATCGGCCCGATGCTGCGGGACGAGGTCCTGCGGGCCCAGCCGCGGCGCGGCGAATACCTGCTGGCCTACTTCAACAAGGGTCAACATCAATTTACGGCGCAGGTGGAAGCGGCGCTGCGCATGGCGGGTTTGCCGGTGCTGGTCTACGGCACGCCGCGGCAGGGGCTGGACGGGCGGCTCGATTTCCGGCCGCTGAGCAATGAGCCGTTCGTGGAGGACCTGTCCGGCTGCCGGGCGGTGATCAGCACCGCGGGCAACCAGCTTGTGGGTGAAGCGGTGCACCTGGGCAAGCCGATGCTGGTGATGCCGGAAGACTGCGTGGAGCAGCGGCTGAACGCGGCGGCGCTGGAGCGGCTGGGAATCGGCATGCGAACGACGCAGGCCGCGTTTTCGGCGGCAACGATCGCGGAGTTTCTGAGACGCGAGGTTGAATTCATCGCCCGCGTGCGCGGCCTGCGGCGCGACGGGCGGGCCGAGGCGCTGGAGGCGATCGAGCGGTTCCTGGTCGATCTCGCTCCGGCCAGCGCCTCGCGCCACGCCGTCGAGCTGGCGGCCGGCCGCTCCTGA
- the moaA_1 gene encoding Cyclic pyranopterin monophosphate synthase: MRPLNLALSILHNRLGSVPRPSWCTYLVTYRCNARCTMCDSWRIKPGDELTAPQIEQVFAKIGRLDVVRLTGGEPFLRGDMPEIAEAVLRQSRPGVIHITTNGSFPQRVADLVRGFSRPRLLRFMVSFDGLKSEHDKNRGEDVLFDTAVETCRQLGELRRTHGVEVSANHTVINPHSMTDNDGLRAALSPLGVEVHSVIAYADSAMYGAKRRGKKAEDLILGESYPVHPALNGADVAGFVERELERVGEYGSAMLRWGKRYYLRGLKTRLNGKRPVSPRPPCVALRSHVRLLPDGSVPVCQFNTERVGNLLHMSFDELWRAETTRASRRWVDACPGCWAECEVMPSAIYSGDILRG, from the coding sequence ATGCGACCGTTGAACCTGGCTCTCTCCATCCTCCACAACCGCCTCGGCAGCGTGCCGCGGCCGTCGTGGTGCACTTACCTCGTCACCTACCGCTGCAACGCCCGCTGCACGATGTGCGATTCGTGGCGGATCAAGCCGGGCGACGAGCTGACGGCGCCGCAGATCGAGCAGGTCTTCGCCAAGATCGGCCGGCTGGATGTCGTTCGCCTGACCGGCGGCGAGCCGTTTCTGCGCGGCGATATGCCCGAGATCGCCGAAGCCGTGCTGCGCCAGTCGCGGCCGGGCGTGATTCACATCACCACGAACGGCTCATTCCCGCAGCGCGTCGCCGACCTGGTGCGCGGCTTTTCGCGCCCGCGGCTGCTGCGGTTCATGGTTTCGTTCGACGGACTGAAGAGCGAGCATGACAAGAACCGCGGCGAAGACGTCCTGTTCGACACGGCCGTCGAAACCTGCCGGCAACTGGGCGAGCTGCGCCGCACGCACGGCGTCGAAGTGAGCGCGAATCACACGGTCATCAATCCGCACTCGATGACAGACAACGACGGGCTGCGGGCCGCGCTTTCGCCGCTGGGCGTCGAGGTGCACTCGGTGATCGCGTACGCCGACTCGGCCATGTATGGCGCGAAGCGCCGTGGAAAGAAGGCTGAAGACCTGATCCTGGGGGAGAGTTACCCGGTTCATCCGGCGCTGAACGGAGCCGACGTGGCCGGGTTTGTTGAGCGCGAGTTGGAGCGCGTCGGCGAGTACGGCAGCGCGATGCTCCGCTGGGGGAAGCGATATTACCTGCGCGGGCTTAAGACGCGGCTGAACGGCAAGCGACCGGTTTCGCCGCGGCCGCCATGCGTGGCGCTGCGCAGCCACGTTCGTTTGTTACCCGATGGCAGCGTGCCGGTGTGCCAGTTCAACACGGAGCGCGTCGGAAATCTGTTGCACATGTCCTTCGACGAGTTGTGGCGCGCCGAAACGACGCGCGCGTCGCGCCGGTGGGTGGACGCCTGTCCGGGCTGCTGGGCCGAGTGCGAGGTGATGCCCAGCGCGATTTACTCGGGCGATATTCTCCGCGGCTGA
- the mreB gene encoding Rod shape-determining protein MreB produces the protein MFWRRLTGFFSVDMGIDLGTCNTLVCVRGEGIVLNEPSVVAVHKGTNRVLETENGKAVGLVAKEMLGKTPGSITAIRPLKDGVIADFDITEAMLGYFIKKVHGNRGLAHPRVVIAVPSGITAVEKRAVYNSAERAGARRVYLVEEPKAAGIGAGLPIHEATASMIVDIGGGTTEVAVMSLGDIAVCTSLRVAGDDMDEAIINYMKRTYNLMIGPQTAENIKIQIGSASQQETEGKMEVKGRDMISGLPRRAVITGEEVREALKEPVGAIIEAVLRTLEQIEPELAADLVDNGICLAGGGALLRGLDRVLAKASGLDVKVADDPLTCVARGTAAYLENLDLWHKTMESDEDEY, from the coding sequence TTGTTCTGGCGACGCCTGACGGGGTTCTTCAGCGTTGACATGGGCATCGACCTGGGCACGTGCAACACGCTGGTGTGCGTGCGCGGCGAGGGGATTGTATTGAATGAACCGTCCGTCGTTGCGGTGCACAAGGGGACCAACCGCGTCCTGGAAACCGAGAACGGCAAGGCGGTCGGGCTGGTCGCCAAGGAAATGCTGGGCAAGACGCCCGGCAGCATTACGGCGATTCGTCCGCTCAAAGACGGCGTCATCGCCGACTTTGACATCACCGAGGCGATGCTGGGGTATTTCATCAAGAAAGTGCACGGCAACCGCGGCCTGGCGCACCCGCGCGTCGTGATCGCGGTCCCGTCGGGCATTACCGCGGTGGAAAAGCGCGCCGTCTACAACTCGGCCGAGCGGGCCGGAGCGCGGCGCGTCTACCTGGTTGAAGAGCCCAAGGCCGCCGGCATCGGCGCGGGCCTGCCGATTCACGAGGCCACCGCGTCGATGATTGTGGACATCGGCGGCGGAACGACGGAGGTCGCCGTGATGAGCCTGGGCGACATCGCCGTCTGCACGTCGCTGCGCGTCGCGGGCGACGACATGGACGAGGCGATCATCAACTACATGAAGCGCACCTACAACCTGATGATCGGCCCGCAGACCGCCGAGAACATCAAGATTCAGATCGGCTCCGCCTCACAACAGGAGACGGAGGGCAAAATGGAAGTGAAGGGCCGCGACATGATCAGCGGCCTGCCGCGCCGTGCGGTGATCACCGGAGAGGAAGTGCGCGAAGCGCTGAAGGAACCGGTCGGCGCGATCATCGAAGCGGTGCTGCGCACGCTGGAGCAGATCGAGCCGGAGCTGGCGGCCGACCTGGTGGACAACGGCATCTGCCTGGCGGGCGGCGGGGCGCTTCTTCGCGGGCTGGACCGGGTGCTGGCCAAGGCGTCCGGGCTGGATGTCAAGGTCGCCGACGATCCGCTGACCTGCGTCGCCCGCGGGACCGCGGCCTACCTCGAGAATCTCGACCTGTGGCATAAGACGATGGAGTCGGACGAGGACGAATACTAG
- the mreC gene encoding Cell shape-determining protein MreC, whose protein sequence is MPVHSRLTTKQGLFTILMFGAAVAALMPGAVSGWVRRFFQPLAWFEAPITGVSQAISGQRGPPLTAEEAARLRVENEELRRLLGQQGLRVDDLENRLADITGLRSQLSDASAKIIIAAVMAYDGDPNRETLKIAKGSVAGLRKGQWVAAGVDAARRDPAETGRDLLMRQWLVGRVVAVEPYVGRVQLSTDPQFREPVIVAGAGADGRWKLGEERCFLRGKAHGRMEISQARRDYVAAGETLVVCPPSADLPLHLSIGQMIRSRPLDASPLHFDIEVRPWRAWQELSYVYVIAVGN, encoded by the coding sequence ATGCCCGTTCACTCCCGACTCACGACCAAACAGGGACTATTCACCATCCTGATGTTCGGCGCGGCTGTCGCGGCGCTGATGCCGGGCGCGGTCAGCGGCTGGGTGCGGCGGTTCTTTCAGCCGCTGGCGTGGTTTGAAGCGCCGATCACGGGTGTCTCTCAGGCGATTTCCGGGCAGCGCGGTCCACCGCTGACGGCGGAAGAAGCCGCCAGGCTGCGCGTGGAAAACGAGGAACTGCGCCGCCTGCTGGGACAGCAGGGTCTTCGCGTTGATGATCTCGAGAACCGGCTGGCCGACATCACCGGGCTGCGCAGCCAACTGAGCGACGCATCGGCGAAGATCATCATCGCCGCCGTGATGGCCTATGACGGCGACCCCAACCGCGAAACGCTGAAAATCGCCAAAGGCAGCGTGGCCGGGTTGAGGAAAGGCCAGTGGGTCGCCGCCGGCGTCGACGCCGCCCGCCGCGACCCGGCGGAAACCGGCCGCGACTTGCTGATGCGGCAGTGGCTGGTGGGACGGGTTGTCGCGGTCGAGCCTTACGTGGGCCGGGTGCAATTGAGCACGGATCCGCAGTTTCGCGAGCCGGTGATCGTCGCCGGCGCCGGCGCCGACGGTCGCTGGAAGCTGGGCGAGGAGCGCTGCTTCCTGCGCGGCAAGGCGCATGGAAGAATGGAGATCAGCCAGGCGCGACGCGACTACGTGGCCGCCGGCGAGACGCTGGTCGTCTGCCCGCCGTCAGCGGACCTGCCGCTGCACCTGTCGATCGGGCAGATGATCAGGTCCCGCCCGCTGGACGCCTCGCCGCTGCATTTCGACATCGAGGTGCGGCCGTGGAGAGCGTGGCAGGAGCTGTCGTACGTATACGTGATCGCCGTCGGGAATTGA
- the cefD_1 gene encoding Isopenicillin N epimerase produces the protein MAPSRRDFVRGAVALAAAGVAVLREDALQRVLAAGAQEGQRSSGETAGNESYWTQIQQAFTIDRSLINLNNGGVCPSPRVVQDAMRRHLEFSNNAPAKTMWDVLNPEVETARARLARTFGCGAEEMAITRNASEALEICLLGFDLNPGDEVLTSELDYPRMIWTCKQRELREGIKLVQVPVPAPADDLAQYVEAFEKGITPKTKLMLVSHVIFLTGQILPVRELCRLGRKHGIPVIVDGAHAFAHIAYKRDDLECDYYGVSLHKWTSAPHGTGFLSVRKERIASLWPLMASAHPQCDDIRKFEEIGTHPAANRLAISEALAFYHGIGAERKEARLRWLRDRWATRLMQDKRVRLYTRLDAQHSCAISTFGIDGIDHAKLVEHLWKRHRIITVAIQSPTVNGIRVTPNVYTMPDEIDMFCEAVEEILANGLPA, from the coding sequence ATGGCCCCATCCCGTCGTGATTTTGTCCGCGGCGCTGTCGCGCTGGCCGCCGCCGGCGTCGCGGTGCTGCGCGAAGACGCACTGCAACGCGTTCTGGCCGCCGGCGCCCAGGAGGGCCAGCGATCGTCCGGCGAGACCGCCGGCAACGAGTCCTACTGGACGCAGATTCAGCAGGCCTTCACCATTGACCGCAGCCTGATCAACCTCAACAACGGCGGCGTCTGCCCCTCGCCGCGCGTCGTGCAGGACGCCATGCGGCGGCACCTCGAGTTCTCCAACAACGCCCCGGCCAAGACGATGTGGGACGTGCTGAACCCGGAAGTGGAGACGGCGCGGGCGCGGCTGGCGCGGACCTTCGGCTGCGGCGCCGAGGAGATGGCGATCACGCGCAACGCGAGCGAGGCGCTCGAGATCTGCCTGCTGGGTTTCGATCTCAACCCCGGCGACGAAGTGCTCACGTCGGAGCTGGACTATCCGCGGATGATCTGGACCTGCAAGCAGCGCGAGCTGCGCGAGGGGATCAAGCTGGTTCAGGTGCCCGTGCCGGCGCCGGCCGACGACCTGGCGCAATACGTCGAGGCGTTCGAAAAAGGAATCACGCCGAAGACGAAGCTGATGCTCGTGAGCCACGTGATTTTTCTGACCGGCCAGATTCTGCCGGTGCGCGAGCTGTGCCGGCTGGGACGCAAGCACGGGATTCCGGTGATCGTCGACGGCGCCCACGCCTTTGCACACATCGCGTACAAGCGCGACGATCTGGAGTGCGACTACTACGGCGTCAGCCTGCACAAATGGACCAGCGCGCCGCACGGGACGGGTTTCCTGAGCGTTCGCAAGGAGCGCATTGCGTCGCTCTGGCCGCTGATGGCCTCGGCACACCCGCAGTGCGACGACATCCGCAAGTTCGAGGAAATCGGCACCCACCCGGCCGCCAACCGGCTGGCGATCTCCGAGGCGCTGGCGTTCTACCACGGGATCGGCGCGGAGCGGAAAGAGGCCCGCCTGCGCTGGCTGCGCGATCGCTGGGCCACGCGGCTGATGCAGGACAAGCGCGTAAGGCTGTACACCAGGCTCGATGCGCAGCACTCGTGCGCGATCAGCACGTTCGGGATCGATGGCATCGATCACGCCAAGCTGGTCGAGCACCTGTGGAAGAGGCACCGGATCATCACCGTCGCCATCCAGAGCCCGACGGTGAACGGAATCCGCGTTACGCCCAACGTGTACACGATGCCGGACGAGATCGACATGTTCTGCGAGGCGGTGGAGGAGATTCTGGCGAACGGGCTGCCGGCGTAG
- the der_1 gene encoding GTPase Der, whose protein sequence is MPMVVIVGRPNVGKSSLLNSLARQRISIVDPRAGITRDRVSALVEYEGKYFELIDTGGIGIIDNDKLEADVEEQIRFAMDRADLILFVVDVTDGLTPHDQTIAARLRKLDKPLLLLANKADAMKHEAYAGAFEQLGFGPPLCVSALHHRGRDDLLIEIMRRLGERAAEAPAEPVMKLAIVGKRNAGKSTLVNALAGEERMIVSEVPGTTRDAVDVRFEKEGRQFVAIDTAGVRKKRSMTDIDFYSHTRALSSIRRADVVMLLIDATVAVAEVDLKLAAAIDEEYKPVLLAVNKWDLARGKAAAEEYGNYLAQVMPMLSYAPIAFMTAKTGKNVDAAVDAAINLFKQATTRISTGRLNKALETILELRAPTAGHGSKPVKIFYATQISTAPPTIVFFCNDPTIVSENYRRFMENRLREMLPIKEVPIRLYFRSRHE, encoded by the coding sequence ATGCCCATGGTCGTCATTGTCGGCCGGCCGAACGTCGGCAAGAGCTCGCTGCTCAACTCGCTGGCCCGGCAGCGCATCAGCATCGTCGACCCGCGGGCCGGCATCACCCGCGACCGCGTCAGCGCCCTGGTCGAATATGAGGGAAAATACTTCGAGCTGATCGACACCGGCGGCATCGGCATCATCGACAACGATAAGCTCGAAGCCGACGTGGAAGAGCAGATCCGCTTCGCCATGGACCGCGCCGACCTGATCCTCTTCGTCGTCGACGTCACCGACGGCCTCACACCGCACGACCAGACCATCGCCGCCCGGCTGCGAAAGCTGGATAAGCCGCTGCTGCTGCTGGCCAACAAGGCGGACGCGATGAAGCACGAGGCCTACGCCGGCGCGTTCGAGCAGCTCGGCTTCGGCCCGCCGCTGTGCGTGTCGGCCCTGCACCATCGCGGACGCGACGACCTGCTGATCGAGATCATGCGGCGGCTGGGCGAGCGGGCGGCCGAGGCGCCGGCCGAGCCGGTGATGAAGCTGGCCATCGTCGGCAAGCGCAACGCCGGAAAGAGCACGCTGGTCAACGCGCTGGCGGGCGAGGAGCGCATGATCGTCAGCGAGGTGCCCGGCACGACGCGCGACGCGGTCGACGTGCGTTTCGAAAAAGAGGGGCGCCAGTTCGTGGCGATCGACACCGCCGGCGTGCGCAAGAAACGCAGCATGACCGACATCGATTTCTATTCGCACACCCGCGCGCTCAGCTCCATCCGCCGGGCGGATGTGGTGATGCTGCTGATCGACGCCACCGTGGCGGTGGCGGAGGTCGACCTGAAGCTGGCCGCCGCGATCGACGAGGAATACAAGCCGGTGCTGCTGGCGGTGAACAAGTGGGACCTGGCCCGCGGCAAAGCGGCGGCCGAGGAATATGGCAACTACCTGGCGCAGGTGATGCCGATGCTCAGCTACGCGCCGATCGCGTTCATGACCGCCAAGACGGGCAAGAACGTGGACGCGGCGGTGGACGCGGCCATCAACCTGTTCAAGCAGGCCACGACGCGCATCTCGACCGGCCGGCTGAACAAGGCGCTGGAGACGATTCTGGAACTGCGGGCGCCGACCGCGGGACACGGATCGAAACCCGTGAAGATCTTCTACGCCACGCAGATTTCAACCGCGCCGCCGACGATCGTTTTTTTCTGCAACGATCCGACCATCGTGTCGGAAAACTACCGCCGCTTCATGGAAAACCGGCTGCGCGAGATGCTGCCGATCAAGGAAGTGCCGATCCGGCTCTATTTCCGCTCGCGGCATGAGTAG